Genomic segment of Candidatus Chlorohelix allophototropha:
TGGAAGGTGGCGTGACCATCTACCAACCGACCGGTGAGCAACTACCCATCTTCGATGCGGCGATGAAATATCTCGAAGCAGGTACTCCGCTCTTCATCTTTGCCGGGCAAGAATACGGCACAGGTAGTTCACGCGACTGGGCGGCGAAAGGCACAAGCTTACTGGGCGTGAAGGTGGTAGTAGCGGAGAGTTTCGAGCGCATCCATCGCAACAACTTGGTAGGTATGGGCGTGCTGCCTTGCCAGTTCAAGGAGGGCGTGAACGCACGTACCTTGCAACTGGACGGCACCGAATCTTACGAACTGTTGGGCTTGGAAGACCCGAATCTAAAACCACAGCAGGATGTTACGCTGGTTATTAAGCGGGCGAACGGCGAAACGTTGCAAGTGCCGGTTATTTCGCGTATTGATACCCCAATTGAACTCGAATACTACCGTCACGGTGGTATCCTGTCCTATGTATTCCGCCAGCTGGTGGCAAAAGCTTAATCTAAAAACTTTTGACGTAATAGAATGGCTCGGTTTGTGCCGAGCTATTCTCTTTTTATATGGACTATTGCACCCTTTTTAAGGGTAGAATTTAAGCAAGGGGGTCAAGGTGAGCGAACTGATTATCCGGCGCTACCGTCAAGAAGATCAGAGCGCGGTATGGGAACTGCACGTGCAAGGGTTGCAACAAATGGGGGCTTACGGCGGGGATGGTCCTTGGGATGATGATATGCGCCACATTGAGGAGCACTATTATCAAAATGAAGGTGAATTTCTGATCGGTGAATATCAAGGTAAAGTAGCAGCGATGGGGGCGTTTCGCAAAACAGGCGAGCATGAAGCCGAAATTAAGCGGATGCGTACCCATCCTGATTTTCAAGGCAAAGGCTTTGCACAGCGAATTTACGAACTGTTGGAAACAAAAGCCCGCGCGCTGGGCTACCTCCGTTTGCACTTAGATACCGGAGTGAATTTAATTCCCGCTCAGAAGCTTTACCTTAAAAACGGCTTTGTTGAAATCAAACGAGACTATGTTCACATGGGCATCCTCGCAATATTCTATGAGAAGAAACTGGGATAAGGGCAAAAAGGTGTAATTATGTATGAATTGGTAAGAGAATCGGCGGGTCGAGTACTGGAAAAAGCACGCTATATATGCTTAAATCGCCAAAAACTGGCAGATTTTGCCGCTACTATAGACCCGCGAGAGATTCAGAAGCGCTACACTTATGAGGACGACTTTCATCTACTGGAAACCGCGCACAATCCTGAACTTCAGCTTGATTATGTGATGACGGTGGACGCGATTAACTTCGGGTCGGGCTTCTCGCCACTATGGAAAGCACAATTCCCCCGCCAGCAATCGCTGTATATGACCGTAGCAAGTGGGTTGAAACGCTATGTTGAGCAAGGTGGAAAGCTGGATGCTTCCTTTGCTGCCTCAGTTACTCCTACACGTCTTGCAGAATTGTTCGGGGTTAGCGTCGATTTTCCGCTGATGGCTATGTTCGCGGAGAGCCTGAATCAGCTTGGCAATTGGGTTATGGCTGAATATGGCGGAAGCTATGCCGGATTGTTAAACAGGCTGACAGGGGAAAAACCCGCCGCCGAATTAATCGGTTTACTGGCACAAAAGCTGTCCTGTTTTGATGATAGCGCTCTTTACCACGGCGAAAAGGTTTATTTTCTGAAGCGCGCGCAGATTCTGGCAAACGACTTGTATCTGGCATTTGAAGGCAAGGGTTACGGGCGTTTCCCAGATATAGCGCACCTCACGATGTTTGCGGACAATTTAGTGCCGCATGTATTCAGAATAGAGGGCGCGTTGGAATATGACCATGATCTGCTGGCGCGTATAGAAAAAGGCGAGGCATTGGAGGCTGGTAGTCTAGAAGAAATCGAGATTCGAGCGGCAGGAATCGTTTGCGTAGAAGAGGTAACCAACTTACTTGGTAACGGGCTATTTCCGGCGATGGTGGACGTGTACCTCTGGCATTTGGGTCAAGCAGCACGTTATAAGAGTTATCTGCGCCACCTGACCCGTACCTATTTTTACTGAGCGAAAGCTTTTCGCAGTTCCGCGGCAACATCGGCATGGGCTTTGCGCGCCAAATCAATTTTGGCAGCCATACCCCAGAAACCGTGCATCACCCCTTCATAGGTTAACACTTTTGCGGGAATACCTTCCACTTTTAGTTTCTCGGCATATTTGACCCCTTCATCGTAAAGCGGGTCGTATTGTGCCAACACTATTAGTGCTGGCGGCATATCCTCAAAACCGGCAGCCGACAAAGGCGCAGCGTAAGCATTCTGCGAGTCTTCGGTGCGTCCTAGATAACTATCCCAATAAATTTTCATTGCCTCGGCAGTAAGAAAATATCCTGTTCCATGTTCTTTGTATGAAGCTGTACCGGGATAATAAAAATCCACTACCGGATAAATTAGCACTTGGTAAAAAATCGGAGGGAGGTTTCCCCGGTCGCGCGCCGCTACACAGGTGGAAGCCGCCAAGTTTCCGCCCGCACTATCGCCGCCCACCGCAATTTTGTCCGGGTCTATTCCCAAACTGGCAGCATTATCATAAACCCATTTGGTAGCATTATAGCTTTGCTCCATCGCTACCGGGAAAGGATATTCCGGTGACAAGCTATAGTCCACCGAAATGACCTTGCAGCCTGCCAAATTAGCCAAAGTGCGGCAAGGGGCTTCGTGAGTTTCAATACTGCCGAAGCGCCAGCCTCCCCCGTGGAAATAAACCAGTGCGGGCATTTTGGGTTTGTCGGCAGGGGTATATATCCGTACCTTTACATTACCACTATGGGTTGTAATGGTGCGATCCTCGATTTTGTAAATCGGCTCAGGGGGTCCTGCCATTTCAACAAAGGCGCTCAACGCATATTTACGCCCCTCTTCAGGGGTCATAAGGTAGCGCGGTGTTATACCTGAAGCGATTAACTCGTCCATCAGGGCTTTAGATTGTGGCTCCAACGGCATTCTTCTGTCTCCTCTTTTTTAGCGACCGCCTAAAACATTGATGCGGTCGGCGGAACTATTTGCCCAAAAATCATTGGTACCCGGCGCATTTTTAATAACGTAATTATAAGCGTCTATTGCTTCTTGGCGTTTATTCAATTTCTCATAAAGTTCGCCAAGATGATAAGCTGCTTCAACAAATTTCGGATTCAGTTGTAGGGCTATATTATATTCTTTTATTGCTTCGTCGGTTTGTCCTGCTGCTGCCAAACCCAGCGCATATTTATTGTGTGCCGCAACATTTTGGGGAGCGACTATTGTTGGTTCTTTCCAAGCAGATAATGCTTTTTCATTCTCGCCCATTGCCGAGAAAATATCACCCAGCACATGATACGGATTGACTTCTTTCGGCACAATCCTTATCACTTCTATCAGTTGTAGCGCGGCATCCTGCAAATCGCCCCTTTTGAAATAATAAACCCCCAAATCATAGTGGGATTGATAATCCTGCGGGTTGCGTTTTACTGCGTCGAGTAATCTGCCCAGTTTAGGGTCGGTGGTAATGGTCTGACCCGGATTGGCAGCGGCTAATGTGGGGTCAACTATGCCAGAGCGCCCTCGTGGCGTTACCTTCAGCACAGTGACACCCGGATTCTGATAGGCTACTTCTAGCAAGCCCATGTTCACCATCTTGTCGAACTTTGCGAGTCCTCCATCACTTACCAGCGGGTCGTAACAAGCCGGAACAGTGGAACGGCTTGTATCACCCGGTTCACCGGGATAACAGGCGCGGAATACTTCCGACTCGTGTTCGATAATGCCAAGATGAATATAGGTGATGTGATAATAATTCAGCAAGCCTAACGCTGTTTCAATATCTTCCGTATTGTATATCTCGTGGATGTCGCCGTCTCCACCGCCATTGCTGCTTCGTTTCCAAACCTGCGCATCATAATGCTGCTGCGATTCATGGTGGTCGTAGCCTAGCACAATTGGCAAGCCTGTATTTATTGCAATCCAGCTACCATTACCCCGATAGGGCCATATACTCGCCTGTAGCACCACCGGAGTGCCCTGTATTTTATCGTAGAACTCGTGGAGGGATTGAGCCTCGTATAACATATCAAAGGATTTGCCAAGCGTCATATTGGGCATACCCATTACTTCGCGCAACGTATCAAAATAAGCGCGTCCGTCTAGGGTCGGGTTGGGTAATGGCTTTTCCATGCGTTCGGCGATGCGGGTTGGCGTTACCAAAATTGCATAAAGCGAGCAACCGATAGCCAGCATTGTGGCTGCGCCGATCCACAGGAAGCGCATAGATAGGCGCAACTTGCCGATACGCCGCTCCACATCCGACCAGCGTGGCGCAATCCAGTTCGTCCATAACACATATATAGTGAAAGCAGAAGCCAACGC
This window contains:
- a CDS encoding GNAT family N-acetyltransferase, whose translation is MSELIIRRYRQEDQSAVWELHVQGLQQMGAYGGDGPWDDDMRHIEEHYYQNEGEFLIGEYQGKVAAMGAFRKTGEHEAEIKRMRTHPDFQGKGFAQRIYELLETKARALGYLRLHLDTGVNLIPAQKLYLKNGFVEIKRDYVHMGILAIFYEKKLG
- a CDS encoding queuosine salvage family protein, with product MYELVRESAGRVLEKARYICLNRQKLADFAATIDPREIQKRYTYEDDFHLLETAHNPELQLDYVMTVDAINFGSGFSPLWKAQFPRQQSLYMTVASGLKRYVEQGGKLDASFAASVTPTRLAELFGVSVDFPLMAMFAESLNQLGNWVMAEYGGSYAGLLNRLTGEKPAAELIGLLAQKLSCFDDSALYHGEKVYFLKRAQILANDLYLAFEGKGYGRFPDIAHLTMFADNLVPHVFRIEGALEYDHDLLARIEKGEALEAGSLEEIEIRAAGIVCVEEVTNLLGNGLFPAMVDVYLWHLGQAARYKSYLRHLTRTYFY
- a CDS encoding alpha/beta hydrolase, translated to MPLEPQSKALMDELIASGITPRYLMTPEEGRKYALSAFVEMAGPPEPIYKIEDRTITTHSGNVKVRIYTPADKPKMPALVYFHGGGWRFGSIETHEAPCRTLANLAGCKVISVDYSLSPEYPFPVAMEQSYNATKWVYDNAASLGIDPDKIAVGGDSAGGNLAASTCVAARDRGNLPPIFYQVLIYPVVDFYYPGTASYKEHGTGYFLTAEAMKIYWDSYLGRTEDSQNAYAAPLSAAGFEDMPPALIVLAQYDPLYDEGVKYAEKLKVEGIPAKVLTYEGVMHGFWGMAAKIDLARKAHADVAAELRKAFAQ